The Styela clava chromosome 13, kaStyClav1.hap1.2, whole genome shotgun sequence genome has a window encoding:
- the LOC120332761 gene encoding galactosylceramide sulfotransferase-like, with translation MFLSKSRFVLLTSWTFAIGTLVGYYGRRHLNAVELVQLHKRFIQYHSNVSQQEEKVEEVLRMNGYYFNENSNRICSPRSDIMFSKTHKTASSAVQNVLLRYANKADLTVGLSNTQDIRFHYGHKFQAQFVAPATKPINILCHHMVFNYPELQKVMPRNSAYITILREPSSLFESMFDYLHYDSTPFSRVNKRPNSLEYWLNHTDYFFRGRNDGRFWWFAKNGVFFDMGYDNLSDDDKYIQRAINELDKVFDLVLLSDYFAESMLLLREHLCWSMEDILALKINARDAPMTLLTDRVKQKIYEWNKIDAAVYQHFNNTFWKKIEAYGHERMQADLITLNKMNAQLQHDCIDVGAVSNKYIKYASDGVNDSLGVVMKKFNLKKSAKNNQTCINLIRGEKPWTMEMMAQRKVE, from the exons ATGTTTCTTTCTAAATCGAGGTTTGTATTGCTTACTTCATGGACCTTCGCAATTGGAACATTGGTCGGCTATTACGGGAGAAGACACTTGAATGCAGTAGAGTTAGTACAATTGCACAAACGTTTCATACAATACCATTCTAATGTCAG tCAACAAGAGGAAAAAGTAGAGGAAGTTCTGCGGATGAACGGttattatttcaatgaaaattctAATAGAATTTGTTCTCCTCGTTCTGATATCATGTTTTCTAAAACACATAAAACCGCTAGTTCAGCCGTCCAAAATGTTTTGCTTCGATATGCAAACAAAGCTGATTTAACAGTTGGATTATCGAATACTCAAGATATAAGATTTCATTATGGACATAAATTCCAAGCACAGTTTGTGGCACCTGCAACAAAACCtattaatatattatgtcaTCATATGGTCTTCAACTACCCAGAATTACAAAAAGTTATGCCAAGAAATTCAGCTTATATCACGATTCTAAGAGAACCAAGTTCGCTTTTCGAATCTATGTTCGATTATCTACATTATGATAGTACGCCATTTTCGAGAGTCAATAAAAGACCAAACTCGTTGGAATATTGGTTAAACCACACTGATTA cttctTCCGTGGTAGAAATGATGGGCGATTCTGGTGGTTTGCAAAGAATGGAGTATTTTTTGATATGGGTTATGACAACTTGAGCGACGATGACAAATATATCCAACGAGCAATTAACGAACTTGACAAAGTTTTCGATCTTGTTTTGTTGTCTGATTATTTTGCGGAGTCGATGTTGTTGCTGAGAGAACATTTATGTTGGTCTATGGAAGATATTTTAGCTTTGAAAATAAATGCGAGAGACGCTCCTATGACTCTGCTAACTGATAGAGTGAAACAGAAAATTTATGAATGGAATAAAATCGATGCAGCAGTTTATCAACACTTTAATAACACGTTTTGGAAAAAGATTGAAGCGTATGGTCATGAGAGAATGCAAGCAGACCTGATAACTTTGAACAAAATGAATGCACAGTTACAACATGATTGCATTGATGTTGGCGCAGTGAGTAATAAGTATATAAAATATGCATCCGATGGAGTTAATGATTCACTTGGTGTTGTAATGAAAAAGTTTAACTTaaaaaaatcagcaaaaaaTAACCAAACTTGCATCAATTTGATTAGAGGTGAAAAACCATGGACAATGGAAATGATGGCTCAAAGGAAAGTAGAATGA